The Pygocentrus nattereri isolate fPygNat1 chromosome 12, fPygNat1.pri, whole genome shotgun sequence genome includes the window TCAGAGAACTGGGACCAGGGGCTAAGAAACACCAAGCTcaagaacaaaacaacaaagttaGGTGGTCTGCCAACAAAGATGCCATGTTCGAAGTTTTTAACACCTAGATGTAAGTATCAAGAAAAGGTTGACAGTTTGAtcatcttttcatttaaaacctAAATGACTTCAGTGtatagcaaaaacaaaacatttcacctTGACTTTCCACTACTTCCAAAGAAGACTGTACTTGTTACAAATATGTTGAAGTTATTTACTTGATTTACTCCTTTTTGCATGATGTTTTAGATTTTACGATATATaaactgatcaggcataacattctgaccacctcctagtttctacgctcactgtatcagctccacttactgtatagctgcactttgtagttctacagttacagactgtagtccatctgtttctctgatactttgttaccctgttcttcagtggtcaggacccccatggaccctcacagagcaggtgaggcattctcagcactgcagtaacactgacgtggtggtggtgtgttagtgtgtgttgtgctggtacaagtggatcagacacagcagtgctgctggagtttttaaacactgtgtccactcactgtccactctattagacactcctaccttgtcagtccaccttgtagatgtaaagtcagagacagtagctcatctgctgctgcagtttgtattggtcatcctctagtccttcatcagtggtcacattgtctgatccacttgtaacagtgaaacacacactaatacaccaccaccaccacatcagtgttgctgcagtgctgagaatgatccaccactcaaatagtacctgctctgtgagggtccatgggggtcctgaccactgaagaacagggtaaaaggggtaacagagaaacagatggactacagtctgtaactgtagaactacaagaaGGTAAATTAAAGAATGCAGAGAAGAAGTTTTTCACCATggtgataaataaaatgactcgTCAATAATATTGTAAGTATAAGAGAATATTAGATACAGTATTAAGTCAGACATGTGGCTACAGTATTGAACATTAGTTGAAATTAGAATAAAGTAGCTAAAACATACTACTATGAAGTTATTTTTAACGGCACTATTAACTTCTTTAATTAGTATCagcatgttttacattttcccAGAAAAGTTCACGTTCTGCCCTAGATGTGAAAAGAGTTCAGGTGTAGGAAAGGcagctagctaagttagctaatGTTATTTAGTTCTGTGTTAACTGATTTAACAGTGGATGGTTATCCTCACTGACCAAATTAAAACATAACAGGTATTATGGTGAAAATGCTggcatgaaaaaaaatgtataaaagtaataaatctttttatttttgatttgctTATTCTCTTCAGTTCTCTgcatagatttttatttatttattattattattattttttggtgTTACAATGTTATCTATGTGCTATTCCACAGGGATGAACACCTTTAACATTTGTGTCTTTCTTTACTACCGTGGTGTCCTGTGTTCAAATGTAATGGAACAGTATGGTGACTTTAAGCTTGGACACTCAGTAAGCAGCCTTTTGTAATGAGGGGGAGTgatgaggaggtggacacaaatgctgagagaagcgagatttatttggggcaaatccagggtcatggtcataacagtccaggttcaacgagccaacacagagaaatggagggacagacataacgaaataaacacagactgaaacaCACAATGGAGGCTGGAATAACAAAACAGTAGCATACAAAACACTTCCAACAGggcaaacaatacatacaatacaaagaccagcaaacataGGACTTAAATACCAACAGGgataatgacagaaaacaggatacaggtggaaaacacaggtggaaacaatcaggcgcggagtcagaaaacaagggggctgggctgggaaagaatcaaaacaaagaaagcacctGGACTAGACTGAAAGGTAAACagacgcacatggaagactgggagggacCAATCGTGACACCTTTTAACATTTTGGTCTGTTATCAGAACAAAAAACTGCTACAATTAATCACTGACACTTTAtcaacagtgtttttattgcTACTGCTAAATTTTGTGGGTTACCAATAATGGGTGCGATTATCAACCAGATTATATTCTCGTTGCACTTTGTTGGGTTGAAGAAAAGATACGTGTATATTTTTACGGATAAATCAGTAAACTTATGGAAAGTTCTGTGTATAAAGTGGAGGAATTGTCCTGTATGCACAAAAATAGCACatagtgtatataaagtaaTTTAAcctatttttttgttaaatgagtgaaagaaaatttctttttttttaccagtacatttcctgttattttatttattaatatgttatttatttatgtatttttgctCTGTGTTGCATTTATTAATGGGATGCAAagaaacactctgaaccagatcagccacattttaaaagaaaacggTCTTGGAAAGGTCTGTTGAAAAGAAATTCCTCTTGATTTGACTTTTTGTTTCCTAACTCAatgaatttaatcatttttaggtATGACATTTTACCTTGCCTGGTTGGTTGTAGTATGGCACGCCATCCCATGTTGCAACAAACACCCAAGAGGCAGTGAAGTTAACTTTTGGAAAGTACCGGTTTATGTCTTGTGTGGCCCGTAAGAGTACACTGCCCTCAGAGTACTGATTGTGTGAGATGACACCTTCTTTTCTGTTATCCAAGTCAGTCCAGAGTGGAgcaataatagtagtagtaccATCAGCCACAAATGGCTTAGGCACATAGGCAGTAAGCTCCAGTTTAAATGTTAGATCTCCATTGTTGTTGACCTGCAAgtgaaaacaacagcaaacattttcgcggagaaattttgaaaaaacgtCTGATCAACATTTACAGCTAAGCTGTGATGGAACTTACGTATATCTGAGAGTATGTGTGTCCAAAGAAAGAGAATGGACTCTTTAACTCAATAGCAGGTGAGCTGACATCATCAGCTCGAGGATTTTCTCCGTATCCTTTCTCCGTGCCGTGTGGATAAAATAGGTCTGACAGTGGAGAAACTGTGAGAGAATAAAAGATATTTTCTGCATTATTGCATGATTTTAGCAGTAAATGGATCAGATTTGAAAGTATTCATTCAGTTGTAAGAATTGAAAACAGCTGTTAAACTTCAGAGGAAGGCTAGCAGAAGTGGACCAGGCATCCAACCTGAGGATACCATGGATTTTCAAGCTTCACCCTGCTGTTGAGTGATAGGTTAGCGTTGTTCTGCATATACAGAATGCATGTCTGAATGTTGGTCTCAGCAGGCGGCCTCTCATTGTGCAAAACTGAGGTTTAAGACCTGGACCGGAGCTTCACCACAGTCAAGTCATGGCTCCTCAGCTGGAGGCTGTAGACTATGTTGGCTGGTTCAGAAGGGATGACAGTTTCACTTGCACAGTGTCACTCAGTCAACCTACTCCAAAGCTCTATTACACTTTCCCCAACTTTTATGGCTAGAATTAGGATGTTGAAACTTTTCATTGGCCACAGGGTAATGTTGCAAGGTGGTTCACTCCAGGGGTGAGTGTTTTGGTAAGGACGTCCGTTCTCCTTGTCTTTCTGCCAGGTTTAGTGGTTTCCCCACTGGTTGGATGGAAACTGGTTCCAGCGATATTCAGTATGATTTGTCTTGATGCCTGAGCTGCATTATACCAGACCATGGTGGTTGGGAGCATTCTAATCAAGATCATGAGAACTGCTGGGAGCTGTGGGTGGACCCCTTGGCTTGGTGCCAATTGATCTTTCCAGTTCCACTCGGGAAGGGACCGAGTATCAAGACAGAAGACACTGGGGGTCTCCGTCCATTTGCTCAAGGCCTGCCAATGTTTATCACACCCGCTTAGAAATGAGTCACTAAGTTGTTTGTTGGATAAGGTACAGAGACAAGCTGAGATACCTTGAAAATGGCTTGTGGTGGGGCAGAGGTTTTGGACAAACAGCAATTTGAGGTTTGAGTCCTCCATCTCTGATTCATTTTTGGAACCAAAATAAGCTTGCCAAAGGCAGCTGTAGTACGGTTGGGCCGATTCTCCCCTTTGTTTAATTATTAGAGCTGAAACTAAACCTGTCTGCTGTGAGTGCTTGGATAATTCTTCCCCCAGGGTCATTGGAAGTTCCTCCAATCAGGTTGTCATCTACCATAGCATTTGCAAATTTATACAGTACTAGTTAATGTCTTTTAGGTAACCTTGGACATCATTAGAACCTTTAGGTGTTGGTTCAGAATGAGTTATATTACACACGAGTCCCCTGGGGGACGAGTTAGGAGGTATCCACCTGACTGGGTGAGGGTGGCTCGGTGACACCTCTTTGAGCGTCCCTAGGACCTCATTCTGTGAGTTAGCCATGATCTATCTCATGACAGGCCTATAATTCTTCTTGAACATCAGTGAAATTTTccccataattaatcttttgtCATTAAGCCTCTCAAGTCTGAATTTGATCTCTATCAACTCACTTTTGGTCCTCAATTACTGTTGTTGGGACACTATTAAATCAGCTCTGAATTCTTCTTGAGCACCTTTATGTTGTACCCTCTGCTGTACTAGGCTTGCCTGAAC containing:
- the LOC119264667 gene encoding sushi, nidogen and EGF-like domain-containing protein 1 — encoded protein: MRNIPVIFLFSFTAVSPLSDLFYPHGTEKGYGENPRADDVSSPAIELKSPFSFFGHTYSQIYVNNNGDLTFKLELTAYVPKPFVADGTTTIIAPLWTDLDNRKEGVISHNQYSEGSVLLRATQDINRYFPKVNFTASWVFVATWDGVPYYNQPGKVKCHT